From one Anaerococcus prevotii DSM 20548 genomic stretch:
- the thiM gene encoding hydroxyethylthiazole kinase yields MKNLNQILLNRKKLRDTSPLIHAITNPIAITMVANGILATGAKAICAAHPDEVSEIVNMSKALSLNLGNITSERMVAMRKASQCASKKNIPLALDAVGIGASTLRLTYAKDLLGKYNFDLIKGNSSEIKALAGEKSEALGIDVGKKDEIREGNIESLAQIGRRLYQKYNSTILITGKSDLLVTRDRYFVVNNGVENLSKITATGCMLTGIISSFMAVTDSLEASLMGLILLEISAEMANTDRLGTFLVNLMDEISTIEDEVISQRADIREVEF; encoded by the coding sequence ATGAAAAATCTAAATCAGATTTTGCTAAATAGGAAGAAGTTAAGAGATACTTCACCCCTAATCCATGCCATAACCAATCCCATAGCCATTACCATGGTGGCAAATGGGATTCTTGCAACTGGTGCTAAGGCGATTTGTGCAGCCCATCCTGATGAAGTTTCGGAAATTGTAAATATGTCCAAGGCCTTAAGCCTTAATTTGGGTAATATAACAAGTGAGAGAATGGTCGCTATGAGAAAGGCTAGTCAATGTGCTAGTAAGAAAAACATTCCCCTAGCCTTAGATGCGGTCGGAATAGGAGCTTCCACCCTTCGTCTGACCTATGCCAAAGACCTTTTGGGAAAATATAATTTCGATTTGATAAAGGGAAATAGTTCGGAGATTAAGGCCCTTGCTGGAGAAAAAAGCGAGGCTTTGGGCATAGATGTAGGAAAGAAGGATGAGATAAGAGAAGGAAATATAGAAAGTCTCGCCCAAATAGGAAGAAGACTATATCAAAAATATAATTCGACTATCCTAATTACAGGTAAATCCGACCTTTTGGTAACAAGGGATAGGTATTTTGTAGTAAATAATGGAGTAGAGAATCTTTCCAAAATCACTGCTACAGGCTGTATGCTTACAGGAATAATTTCAAGCTTTATGGCTGTTACAGATTCCCTAGAGGCATCCCTTATGGGCCTTATCCTTCTTGAAATTTCTGCAGAGATGGCAAATACCGATAGGCTAGGAACATTTCTTGTAAATCTCATGGATGAAATTTCTACGATAGAAGATGAAGTAATAAGCCAAAGAGCTGATATAAGAGAGGTAGAATTTTGA
- a CDS encoding ABC transporter permease subunit: protein MNSIKKQFKENQNLGTIVALIILIVFVSVLNPAFLQVNNLLNLMRQLIINGFIALGMTFVILTGGIDLSVGSTLALTSAIFAGLLQGGMPTILAILIALGLGLILGLVNGILITKGKLAPFIVTLATMTIFRGLTLVYMDGRPIAGPKDDFAFQFLGKGQFFGIPFQVILFIIAYLILWILLTKTSYGRKIYAVGGNEKASFISGIKIDKVKILVYVISALMAVLSGLVLTSRLNSAQPTAGSAYEMDAIAAVVLGGTSMTGGSGSLTGTLIGILILGVLNNGLNLLGVSSFYQQIVKGVVILIAVLIDRKRNK, encoded by the coding sequence ATGAACAGTATAAAAAAACAATTTAAAGAAAATCAAAATCTGGGCACCATAGTTGCCTTGATTATCCTCATAGTTTTTGTAAGTGTCTTAAATCCTGCATTCTTGCAAGTAAATAACTTACTAAACTTGATGCGTCAGCTAATTATAAATGGCTTTATTGCCCTTGGTATGACCTTTGTAATCCTAACAGGGGGAATCGACCTATCAGTTGGATCAACGCTCGCTCTTACATCGGCCATATTTGCAGGTCTTCTACAAGGAGGCATGCCAACAATTCTTGCAATACTTATAGCCCTAGGGCTTGGACTAATCTTAGGTCTAGTTAATGGAATACTTATCACCAAGGGAAAGCTTGCGCCATTTATAGTGACCCTTGCTACTATGACAATCTTTAGAGGACTTACCCTAGTCTATATGGACGGTAGGCCAATAGCAGGACCAAAGGATGACTTCGCCTTCCAATTTCTTGGCAAAGGACAATTCTTTGGCATACCTTTCCAAGTAATCCTCTTTATCATAGCCTATCTAATCTTGTGGATCCTTCTAACTAAAACAAGCTACGGAAGAAAGATTTACGCTGTAGGTGGCAATGAGAAGGCAAGTTTCATATCAGGAATAAAAATTGACAAGGTCAAAATTTTAGTATATGTAATATCAGCACTAATGGCAGTACTATCAGGTCTGGTTCTTACATCAAGGCTAAACTCAGCCCAACCGACAGCTGGATCTGCCTACGAGATGGATGCCATAGCAGCGGTTGTACTTGGAGGTACAAGTATGACTGGAGGAAGTGGATCTCTTACAGGAACCCTCATAGGAATCCTAATCTTGGGAGTATTAAACAACGGACTTAATTTATTAGGGGTATCAAGTTTCTACCAACAAATCGTAAAAGGTGTAGTAATACTAATCGCAGTCTTAATCGACAGAAAGAGAAACAAATAG
- a CDS encoding dihydrofolate reductase, giving the protein MKIILAVDKNWGIGKDGQMLFHIRRDLKHFKSYTLGNICIMGRKTYESMGGALTHRENIVLSRNKDYKAKDAKVFTDYRDVLSYVRERSEEVFVIGGEKIVEIFLEYCDEAIITKIYEKKDADSFLHNFDQDDDWSLSEESDIMEENGVSFRYVRYRRKNHGKD; this is encoded by the coding sequence ATGAAAATTATTTTGGCAGTTGATAAAAATTGGGGCATCGGCAAGGATGGACAGATGCTTTTTCATATAAGAAGGGACCTTAAGCATTTTAAGTCCTATACTTTAGGAAATATCTGTATCATGGGCAGAAAGACCTACGAGTCCATGGGAGGCGCCCTTACTCATAGGGAAAATATAGTCCTTTCTAGAAATAAGGATTATAAGGCAAAAGATGCGAAGGTATTTACCGACTATAGGGATGTCCTATCCTATGTAAGGGAAAGGTCTGAGGAAGTCTTTGTTATAGGCGGGGAGAAGATAGTAGAAATCTTCCTAGAGTATTGCGATGAGGCCATCATTACCAAGATTTATGAGAAGAAAGATGCCGATAGCTTTCTCCACAATTTTGACCAAGATGACGACTGGTCCCTAAGTGAAGAATCTGATATTATGGAAGAAAATGGGGTATCTTTTAGATATGTGAGATATAGGAGGAAAAATCATGGGAAAGATTGA
- a CDS encoding N-acetylglucosamine kinase — protein sequence MAREIYLGVDGGGTKTAFLLDVDGKRFESKQITIHPKQVTKQQFFEIMKLGVGDVCRKACIDPEEILYTFVAAPGYGQYPNTEAYIDEGIRKAISSDRFTVANDCVNGWAGSLNAKPGINLVLGTGQIGYGVDEEGNSMRSGGWGPLLGDEASGYYIGLKLLNHFTKMSDGRSDKTILYDIIREKLGLKEDMEIIDKAEKMKRDEIASLSRIFAEALDKEDPYCKELLEEISKEAAAVIDSIIKGLNFKEEVKVSYSGGVFNLGDRLIKRIEEKSKNKIKIEKPYTDPSEGALILAKAYNK from the coding sequence ATGGCAAGAGAAATTTATCTAGGAGTAGATGGTGGAGGAACCAAGACTGCCTTCCTTTTGGATGTAGATGGAAAGCGTTTTGAGTCCAAACAAATCACCATTCACCCTAAACAAGTTACGAAACAACAATTCTTTGAAATAATGAAGCTAGGAGTAGGAGATGTGTGTAGGAAAGCTTGCATAGATCCAGAAGAAATCCTCTACACTTTCGTTGCAGCTCCAGGTTACGGCCAGTACCCTAATACTGAAGCCTACATCGATGAAGGAATAAGAAAGGCGATTAGCTCAGATAGATTTACGGTGGCTAATGACTGCGTAAATGGTTGGGCAGGAAGTCTTAATGCAAAGCCTGGCATAAACTTAGTTTTAGGAACTGGACAGATAGGCTACGGTGTAGATGAAGAGGGAAATTCCATGAGATCTGGTGGCTGGGGACCACTTTTGGGAGATGAGGCGAGCGGATATTATATAGGCCTAAAGCTACTCAACCACTTTACTAAAATGAGCGATGGAAGGAGTGATAAGACTATCCTCTATGATATCATAAGAGAAAAGCTAGGCCTAAAGGAAGATATGGAAATAATCGATAAGGCAGAGAAGATGAAAAGAGATGAGATAGCTTCTCTATCTAGAATATTTGCCGAAGCCTTGGACAAGGAAGACCCATATTGCAAGGAGCTTCTAGAAGAAATATCCAAAGAAGCCGCAGCAGTCATAGACTCGATAATAAAGGGGCTAAACTTCAAGGAAGAAGTAAAGGTATCCTATTCAGGCGGAGTCTTCAACCTAGGAGATAGGCTGATTAAGAGGATAGAAGAAAAGTCTAAAAACAAAATAAAAATAGAAAAACCTTACACGGACCCTTCCGAGGGAGCTTTGATTTTGGCTAAGGCTTACAATAAATAA
- a CDS encoding ribokinase: MKIINFGSINIDIFFAVDHIVRPGETISARSIEKRAGGKGLNQSIALAKNSDSVYHVGNIGIDGKFLAEYLENEKINTEFVRESKSLTGNALIQVDDKGENSIVLYKGANFGNDKDFVDRVFGHFNKNDILVLQNEINMMDYIIDKAYEKGLKIVLNPSPITEEVKKFDYDKIDMVVLNEHEAKAISGREGIDDNIRYFKETYPKLKLVITLGKEGSIYISEEETIRQKAKKVKAVDSTGAGDTFTGYFVANFYQGKKVKDCLELATSASALSVTKKGASVSIPSLSEVEEFMKESL, encoded by the coding sequence ATGAAAATAATTAATTTCGGATCTATCAATATTGATATATTCTTTGCGGTAGATCATATAGTTAGACCAGGTGAGACTATTAGTGCAAGATCTATAGAAAAAAGAGCAGGAGGAAAGGGGCTTAATCAATCGATTGCTCTGGCGAAGAACTCTGATTCTGTATACCATGTGGGAAATATCGGAATTGATGGGAAGTTTTTGGCAGAGTATTTGGAAAATGAGAAGATAAATACTGAGTTTGTGAGAGAAAGTAAAAGTCTTACAGGAAACGCCCTAATTCAAGTTGATGATAAGGGCGAAAATTCCATCGTTTTATACAAGGGAGCAAATTTCGGCAATGATAAGGACTTTGTAGATAGGGTATTTGGCCATTTTAATAAAAACGATATATTGGTATTACAAAATGAGATAAATATGATGGATTATATTATCGATAAGGCCTACGAAAAGGGCCTAAAGATAGTCTTAAACCCTTCACCAATCACAGAAGAGGTCAAGAAATTTGACTATGACAAGATCGATATGGTGGTTTTAAATGAGCATGAGGCTAAAGCCATAAGTGGTAGAGAAGGAATTGACGATAATATAAGATATTTCAAAGAGACTTATCCAAAGCTTAAGCTAGTCATAACCTTGGGCAAGGAAGGGTCAATTTATATATCAGAGGAAGAGACGATAAGACAAAAGGCCAAAAAGGTTAAGGCTGTTGATTCTACAGGGGCAGGAGATACATTCACAGGATACTTTGTGGCGAATTTCTACCAAGGAAAGAAAGTTAAGGATTGTCTTGAGCTTGCAACTTCAGCATCAGCCCTATCTGTCACCAAAAAGGGAGCGAGCGTTTCTATCCCAAGCCTTTCAGAAGTAGAGGAATTTATGAAGGAGTCACTATGA
- the rbsB gene encoding ribose ABC transporter substrate-binding protein RbsB encodes MQKTRRLLSVLLLAIFMITGCSIEGQNNKEESKESGVEEKASETKTDGDMKIGVSLSTLNNPFFVSIREGVEEAAGKENVETVITDAQNDSSTQNNQVEDLITQGVDLIVINPVDSTAIATSVEKANEANIPVICVDRGSDQGELVSFIASNNVEGGKLAGEYILEKVGENAEVIQLEGIPGASSTRERGEGFEEATNGKINLLASQTANFDRAEGMTVMENLLQAHPDVKAVFCQNDEMALGASEAIKASGKDVTIVGFDGNEDAIKAVEEGNLSATVAQKPKEMGKLAIETAIKYLKGEEVEETVDSPLELIKK; translated from the coding sequence ATGCAAAAGACAAGAAGACTATTATCAGTTTTGTTGCTTGCGATTTTCATGATTACAGGATGTAGCATTGAAGGTCAAAACAACAAGGAAGAAAGCAAAGAAAGTGGAGTAGAAGAGAAAGCGAGTGAGACAAAAACTGATGGAGATATGAAAATAGGAGTTTCCCTATCAACCCTAAACAACCCATTTTTCGTATCAATCAGAGAAGGAGTTGAGGAAGCCGCAGGTAAAGAGAACGTAGAGACAGTAATTACAGATGCTCAAAACGACTCATCTACCCAAAACAACCAAGTCGAAGACCTCATCACTCAAGGAGTTGACTTAATAGTTATTAACCCAGTAGATTCAACAGCCATAGCTACATCAGTTGAGAAGGCAAATGAAGCAAACATCCCAGTAATCTGTGTCGACAGAGGATCAGACCAAGGTGAACTTGTAAGCTTCATAGCAAGTAACAACGTAGAAGGTGGAAAGCTTGCTGGTGAATATATACTAGAAAAAGTAGGAGAAAATGCCGAAGTAATCCAACTTGAAGGAATCCCAGGAGCAAGCTCTACTCGTGAAAGAGGAGAAGGATTCGAAGAAGCTACAAATGGTAAAATCAACCTACTAGCTAGCCAAACAGCAAACTTTGATAGGGCAGAAGGAATGACAGTAATGGAAAATCTTCTCCAAGCTCACCCAGATGTAAAGGCAGTATTCTGCCAAAACGATGAAATGGCACTTGGAGCAAGTGAAGCCATAAAAGCAAGCGGCAAAGATGTAACTATTGTAGGTTTTGATGGAAATGAGGATGCAATCAAGGCTGTAGAAGAAGGAAATCTATCAGCAACAGTAGCCCAAAAACCAAAAGAAATGGGTAAACTTGCAATCGAAACAGCAATCAAATACCTAAAAGGCGAAGAGGTAGAAGAAACAGTAGACTCACCACTAGAATTAATCAAGAAATAA
- a CDS encoding MalY/PatB family protein: MKFEFDKMLERHGMDAIAVDGLGTVPGMSPDKPKEGFDVIPMWVADMNFATAPSIQEAIIKRAKHPAFGYFAPTDEYYQAIIDWHRDRKGIGDIKKEHIGYENGVLGGVISALNVFCSRGDKVLVHSPTYIGFTNSLTNNGYEIIHSDLIKDKDGRWVMDYQNMEELIVREKISATIMCNPHNPTGRVWSKEELKRACDIFEKHGVKIISDEIWSDIILDGNRQTPTQNVSDYAHENTVALYAPSKTFNLAGLVGSYHIIYNGYLRNRINKESSLSHYNSMNVLSMHGLIGAYSKTGREWTDELNQTLTQNVNYACDFIEENFKGVSVNKPEGTYMLFVDFSKYCKDKGVDIGEILKRGWDCGVAWQDGRAFNGKYAIRMNLALPLDKVKEAFDKLKKYVVL, encoded by the coding sequence ATGAAATTTGAATTTGACAAGATGCTTGAAAGACATGGGATGGATGCTATAGCAGTCGACGGCCTTGGGACTGTGCCTGGGATGAGTCCAGATAAGCCTAAGGAGGGATTTGATGTAATTCCTATGTGGGTGGCTGATATGAACTTTGCGACAGCTCCCTCAATCCAAGAAGCTATAATAAAAAGGGCCAAGCACCCAGCCTTTGGCTACTTTGCTCCAACAGATGAGTATTATCAGGCTATAATTGACTGGCATAGGGACAGGAAGGGGATAGGCGATATTAAGAAAGAGCATATAGGATACGAAAATGGAGTCTTGGGCGGAGTAATTTCTGCTCTTAATGTATTTTGCTCAAGAGGAGACAAGGTCCTAGTTCATTCACCAACCTATATAGGCTTTACCAATTCGCTTACCAATAATGGCTATGAGATAATTCACTCTGACCTAATCAAGGACAAAGATGGAAGATGGGTCATGGACTATCAGAATATGGAAGAGCTAATAGTTAGGGAGAAAATATCTGCGACAATCATGTGTAATCCCCACAACCCAACAGGCAGAGTCTGGAGTAAGGAAGAGTTAAAAAGGGCCTGCGACATATTCGAAAAACATGGTGTAAAGATAATTTCAGATGAAATCTGGTCTGATATAATCCTTGACGGAAATAGACAGACCCCAACCCAAAACGTAAGCGACTACGCCCACGAAAACACAGTTGCCCTATATGCTCCAAGTAAGACCTTCAACCTAGCAGGTCTTGTAGGATCCTACCATATCATTTACAACGGGTATCTAAGAAATAGGATAAACAAGGAATCCTCCCTCTCCCACTACAACAGTATGAACGTCCTATCTATGCACGGTCTAATAGGAGCTTATTCTAAAACGGGTCGTGAGTGGACAGATGAATTAAATCAAACTCTTACTCAAAATGTAAACTACGCCTGTGATTTTATAGAAGAAAACTTCAAGGGAGTAAGTGTAAACAAGCCAGAAGGAACCTATATGCTCTTTGTTGACTTCAGTAAATACTGTAAGGATAAGGGAGTTGACATAGGAGAAATCCTAAAAAGAGGCTGGGACTGCGGAGTAGCCTGGCAAGACGGCAGAGCCTTTAATGGAAAATACGCCATCAGAATGAACCTAGCCCTCCCACTGGATAAAGTAAAAGAAGCCTTCGATAAGCTTAAGAAATATGTTGTTTTGTAG
- a CDS encoding sugar ABC transporter ATP-binding protein yields the protein MKIEMKNIYKSFGKNDVLKGVDFTVGPGEIHALVGENGAGKSTLMNILSGVLDKDEGEILIDGKKVDITDTNKAKEYGISFIHQELSDWPELSVMDNIFMNNELRKGIFLDKAKMREKTRELLSNFDLDIDPDTPVSKLSVGQRQMMEIAKANLNKVNLLILDEPTSALTNNEIDKLFKLINKLRDENVSMIYISHRMEEIFALTNKITVMRDGKSVAVMDTNNSNEKEVVSHMVGRDIGDFYPDMDAEISDVKIELKNFTRQGFYEDVNIKAKKGEVLGISGLMGAGRSEIVRSLFGLDPKDSGEVYIDGKKVEINSPTDAIKSKIAFVTENRQEEGLILDESIRENISLLNFDKISNKAFINKDKEKGLSDSLVDSFRVKTQSSESKLRDLSGGNQQKVVFAKWYAIDPEILILDEPTKGVDVGAKREIYDLIKTMTEKGVSVILISSDLPELLSISNRIYVIHEGKVQGEILARDADQEKIMTLATGGRL from the coding sequence ATGAAAATTGAAATGAAAAATATATACAAGTCCTTTGGAAAAAACGATGTTTTGAAGGGGGTTGACTTCACGGTAGGCCCTGGTGAAATCCATGCCCTAGTAGGAGAAAACGGTGCTGGCAAGTCCACCCTTATGAATATCTTATCTGGAGTTCTTGACAAAGATGAGGGTGAGATTTTAATAGATGGGAAGAAAGTAGATATAACAGATACCAATAAGGCCAAAGAATATGGCATAAGCTTCATTCACCAAGAGCTCTCTGACTGGCCAGAGCTTAGTGTAATGGATAATATCTTTATGAACAACGAGCTAAGAAAGGGAATATTCCTAGACAAGGCTAAAATGAGAGAAAAGACTAGAGAGCTTCTTTCAAACTTTGACCTAGATATAGATCCAGATACTCCTGTCTCAAAACTTTCTGTAGGTCAAAGACAGATGATGGAGATAGCCAAGGCGAATCTCAATAAGGTTAATCTTTTAATCCTAGATGAGCCTACCAGCGCCCTTACTAACAATGAGATTGATAAGTTGTTTAAATTGATAAACAAACTTCGTGACGAGAATGTTTCTATGATTTATATATCTCATAGGATGGAAGAAATATTTGCCTTAACCAATAAGATTACAGTAATGAGAGATGGAAAGTCTGTCGCTGTTATGGATACTAATAATAGTAACGAAAAGGAAGTAGTATCTCACATGGTAGGAAGAGATATAGGAGACTTCTATCCAGATATGGATGCAGAAATATCTGATGTGAAAATTGAGCTTAAAAACTTCACCAGACAAGGCTTCTACGAGGATGTAAACATAAAAGCTAAAAAGGGAGAAGTCCTTGGGATTTCTGGCCTTATGGGAGCTGGAAGAAGCGAGATTGTAAGGTCTCTTTTCGGTCTTGATCCCAAAGATTCTGGAGAAGTCTATATTGATGGTAAAAAGGTAGAAATAAATAGTCCTACAGATGCCATCAAAAGTAAGATTGCTTTTGTAACAGAAAACAGACAAGAAGAAGGGCTTATCCTAGATGAGTCAATCAGAGAAAACATCTCCTTATTAAACTTCGATAAGATTTCTAACAAGGCCTTTATAAATAAGGATAAGGAAAAAGGCTTATCAGATAGCTTAGTCGATAGCTTCAGGGTCAAGACTCAGTCGAGTGAGAGTAAGCTAAGAGATTTATCCGGTGGTAATCAACAAAAGGTTGTCTTTGCCAAATGGTATGCCATAGATCCAGAAATTTTGATCTTAGATGAGCCTACCAAAGGAGTAGACGTAGGAGCCAAGAGAGAAATCTACGATTTGATAAAGACTATGACCGAAAAGGGAGTTTCTGTAATACTTATCTCCAGTGACTTGCCAGAGCTCTTAAGCATATCAAACAGGATATATGTAATCCATGAAGGAAAAGTACAGGGAGAAATACTAGCGAGGGATGCAGATCAAGAAAAGATAATGACCCTTGCAACAGGAGGAAGATTATGA
- the fsa gene encoding fructose-6-phosphate aldolase, with the protein MKFFLDTANVDEIKRINDLGLCDGVTTNPSIINKEGRDFEEVVKEICQIVDGPVSAEVTSYEYEDMVEEARKLSKWADNIIVKIPMTEEGLKAIKTLSEEGIKTNCTLIFSLSQGIMAMKAGATFISPFMGRVDDMGESGKKLIENLRKVIDIYGYDSEIIVASIRHNKHLEEAALAGAHIATIPGKLFDKLWTHPLTTAGIEAFKKDWEAFENR; encoded by the coding sequence ATGAAATTTTTCTTAGACACAGCAAATGTAGACGAAATAAAAAGAATAAATGACCTAGGTCTTTGTGATGGAGTAACTACCAATCCATCTATTATCAACAAAGAAGGAAGAGACTTCGAAGAAGTTGTCAAAGAAATATGCCAAATCGTAGATGGCCCTGTTTCTGCAGAAGTTACAAGTTATGAATATGAAGATATGGTCGAAGAGGCTAGAAAGCTTTCCAAATGGGCTGATAATATCATAGTCAAAATTCCTATGACAGAGGAAGGTCTTAAGGCGATCAAAACCTTAAGCGAAGAAGGAATCAAAACCAACTGCACCCTAATATTTTCTCTATCCCAAGGGATCATGGCTATGAAAGCAGGAGCAACTTTCATCTCTCCATTTATGGGAAGAGTTGATGATATGGGCGAATCAGGTAAAAAGCTAATAGAAAATTTAAGAAAAGTAATAGATATCTACGGCTATGATTCAGAAATAATTGTAGCAAGTATAAGGCATAACAAACACCTAGAAGAAGCAGCTCTCGCAGGGGCTCATATTGCCACCATTCCAGGGAAGCTTTTCGACAAACTCTGGACCCACCCACTTACCACAGCAGGAATCGAAGCCTTCAAGAAAGACTGGGAGGCCTTTGAAAATAGGTAG
- the rbsD gene encoding D-ribose pyranase: MKLKGILNSDIAKGLADLGHMDLIAVGDCGLPIDNDKKIDLALKLGEPKFIDVLEVLLEDFSVEYYYLAEEIKTENPDQERAIAELLPGVDKEYISHEDFKKKLKETKFVIRTGENTAYSNIILRSKNIF, translated from the coding sequence ATGAAACTAAAAGGAATTTTAAATAGCGATATAGCAAAGGGCCTTGCTGATTTGGGCCATATGGACCTTATAGCTGTAGGAGATTGTGGTCTTCCAATAGATAATGACAAGAAGATCGACCTTGCCCTAAAGCTCGGCGAGCCTAAGTTTATAGATGTACTTGAAGTCTTGTTGGAAGATTTTTCTGTGGAGTATTATTACTTGGCAGAAGAGATAAAAACAGAAAACCCAGACCAAGAAAGGGCTATAGCCGAACTTCTCCCTGGGGTAGACAAGGAATATATAAGCCATGAAGACTTCAAGAAGAAGCTTAAGGAGACCAAATTTGTAATAAGGACAGGAGAAAACACCGCCTATTCCAATATTATTCTTCGAAGTAAAAACATCTTTTAG
- the thiE gene encoding thiamine phosphate synthase, giving the protein MTKLYLVTNSDKYDEEEFLRRVEEALRGGVDILQLREKDRPDREILELGKKVKALCDKYKVPMLIDDKAHLAWALGVGVHLGQEDMPVDLARKLLGKDALIGATAKSVEAAQKAEEDGADYLGVGAIFDTKTHVKTKRTSVETFKEIKNKVSIDVYAIGGLNIENIDVLKSSGADGICVVRAIMDSPNVYEDTKKLKEKMEDILG; this is encoded by the coding sequence TTGACAAAACTTTATTTAGTAACAAATTCAGATAAATATGACGAAGAAGAATTCCTAAGAAGAGTAGAAGAGGCCCTAAGGGGCGGAGTAGACATCCTCCAGCTTAGGGAAAAAGATAGACCTGATAGGGAAATTTTAGAACTAGGGAAAAAGGTTAAGGCTCTTTGTGATAAATATAAAGTCCCAATGCTAATTGACGATAAGGCCCACCTGGCCTGGGCTCTGGGAGTAGGAGTCCATCTAGGTCAAGAAGACATGCCGGTAGATCTTGCAAGAAAGCTTCTAGGAAAAGACGCCCTAATCGGAGCGACTGCAAAGTCTGTCGAAGCTGCCCAAAAGGCGGAAGAAGACGGAGCGGACTATCTTGGGGTTGGAGCAATCTTTGATACCAAAACCCACGTCAAGACCAAAAGGACCAGTGTAGAAACATTTAAGGAAATAAAAAATAAGGTATCTATAGATGTCTACGCCATAGGAGGACTCAATATCGAAAATATCGACGTCCTAAAATCTTCTGGGGCAGATGGCATATGCGTAGTAAGGGCCATAATGGATAGCCCAAATGTCTACGAAGATACGAAAAAGCTTAAGGAGAAAATGGAAGATATTTTAGGCTAG
- a CDS encoding LacI family DNA-binding transcriptional regulator, whose protein sequence is MATIKDVAALAGVSITTVSMVLNRTDDKISAKTKEKVFLAAEELGYNANKIARALASKKSNVIMAVIPDISNPFFSVLVKFLTNYCLEYNYLLYIHNSNNKSISKKDFKALLENNYIAACLLVDRNVRGLDDELIEKYNVIFLDEVDFSNSKKNLVTGNNELGGMLAMNYLLDRGFRKIGMLIGPRSTANSSRRLSGAIKASMNRDIYIDSKNIIHGDYSYEGGYAAGKFFLDRQVDAIFSFSDMSSYGLLNYFRENKIKVPRDISLVSYDNLFLNKIVSPRLTSIDQNLDRIAKEAIDLADDLINKRKTETRIEVEPILFEGESVGRIYENN, encoded by the coding sequence ATGGCCACTATAAAAGATGTTGCAGCCTTGGCTGGTGTTTCTATTACTACTGTTTCTATGGTGCTTAATAGGACTGATGACAAGATTTCTGCTAAGACTAAGGAGAAGGTTTTTCTTGCTGCGGAGGAGTTAGGTTACAATGCCAATAAGATTGCCAGAGCCCTCGCTAGCAAGAAGAGCAACGTGATTATGGCGGTTATTCCTGATATTTCTAACCCCTTCTTTTCGGTTTTGGTCAAGTTTCTGACAAATTATTGTCTAGAATACAATTATTTATTGTATATTCACAATTCAAATAACAAGTCCATATCCAAGAAGGACTTCAAAGCTCTTCTGGAAAATAATTACATAGCGGCCTGTCTTCTCGTAGATAGAAATGTTAGGGGCTTGGATGATGAGCTAATAGAAAAGTACAATGTGATCTTTTTAGATGAGGTTGATTTCTCAAATTCTAAGAAAAATCTTGTCACAGGCAACAACGAGCTTGGCGGCATGCTTGCCATGAACTATCTCTTGGACAGGGGCTTTAGGAAAATCGGCATGCTTATAGGGCCAAGATCTACTGCCAACTCCTCTAGGAGACTTTCTGGTGCTATCAAGGCTAGTATGAATCGTGATATTTATATAGATTCTAAAAATATTATCCATGGAGATTATTCATATGAAGGAGGCTATGCAGCAGGAAAGTTTTTCCTAGATAGGCAAGTAGATGCCATATTTTCTTTCTCGGATATGAGTTCTTATGGACTCTTAAATTATTTTAGAGAAAACAAAATAAAGGTTCCGAGGGATATATCCCTAGTAAGTTATGATAATTTATTTTTAAATAAGATTGTAAGTCCAAGGCTTACATCGATTGACCAAAATCTCGACCGTATTGCCAAAGAGGCCATAGATTTGGCTGATGATTTGATAAATAAGAGAAAGACAGAAACTAGGATAGAGGTTGAGCCGATACTTTTTGAAGGAGAAAGCGTGGGGAGGATTTATGAAAATAATTAA